The following is a genomic window from Manihot esculenta cultivar AM560-2 chromosome 9, M.esculenta_v8, whole genome shotgun sequence.
ATGTAGATTCAAGAGGTTTATATATTTAGTTAAATCCTCAATAAATTAttggaaaaaattaaaaataatacagttgtgattttataattttataatttttgagtttatgatttaatttgtgttaaaattgtattttttcgattaaaatatttataaaaataaataaaattttagaaataccCAAATCAAATCATGAAAGAagatattttataaaacattGAAATCAGATtgcttatttatatatataaaaaattcctaaaacaacaaataaaaaaatagttaatgaAATAAGTGAAAGAATCCAAGAATCAACCTTGCAATACCTGTTTCCCCTTCTTCCTTTACTTCTTCTATTTTCCTTTGTCAGCATTGAAGCCAACTCTTTAAGCAACACTTCTAATTACTATCGATGATTAGAAGTCTAGTACTCGTTGCATATATATAGTCTCTCCATCTGCAAATGATCTCGTTGGTATTAACAACACATGAAGTGGCAAAGATTTATGGGTAATTCTAGGTGCTCATTCgattgattcaattttaaatcgaactgaataaattaaaaattgaagttttagtatttataaaaatcgagcCGAACTGATTTTAATaagaaatcaaattgaattaaatcgatATGAttcggtctgattcgattcaatttgatcgatttgaatttttaataaattttttattttttatattttatttttagtattttaaaatttaattagaatattttaattttaatatgatataattttttatattattaaaaataatatattattatcactaatcgattggtttgatttttttaattttttctgattaaaatcgaatcaaatcgaatcaaaataactaaaatttttaaaattaaaaatcgaatcgaaatgaataaaaaattaaatcgaatttttaaattaattcgattcagtCAAATTTTCCAGTTTGATCAGAATATTGTTGATTTATGTAATCctaactgattttttttttatttagtttatctCAACTGGAATCAATATTTATAGTTAAAACTTTATTTGTTTGGCGCATAATATTTTTTAGCAGAATATTTAtatactttttaatatttagagtatttaaaataattagttaataaaaaatatattcatcactaaataaaaaattaagtcattttctccgtttaaatttttttttaacacttttatataattttgttaatctattttattttttaattaaaattaaataacaaaaaaatattttgtacatctaaatattaattattttctgaaaTCATACAGATATTTAAAACAAATATGTCATGTtaagtaattaaaatttaatactatttttaaaacaattgttttatctatttttaaaaaaaaacttaaaaattaattaaaaatttatttttatagaaattgaaaatttgaattatGAAATTACGAAACATAGTTTTTATTAATTGGATCAATACCTTCAATTTTTTAGTAAGTCAttcaagaaaatgaaaaaatcaattatatttttcatatgatCTCCCTTTTGTAtagattataaataaaatgaaatatttatgaaatttcgaatcaaatcttattttattattttagatcGAAAcaaattaatagaatttttttttatgtcccCATGTCCTTTACGTGTGGCGATATAaaggtaaaattaaaatttttctagagattaaataatgattttttattttattattgataagagtatttttaatatttttttttataatttattaatttaagtaGAAATTTTtggtgaaaaaatttaaaatttaaaattttaatggaattaaattttagagatgaaattattagattttaaaaagtgTTGGATTCCATGGATGGATCTATGTATGGGCCCATGGCCTAAGAGTATGCCATGGATGGATCTATGTATGGGCCATGGccctatgaaattttttaaattatctaaggagatttaagtaattttcttttaactcaaaaaaattactattgagttccttaattttttaaaaaattattaatttatttttatttaaaaattacctaattaaaaagtttttatattttataaaattaaattctttaatttttatattaaaaaatttattaatctatcttaaatttatattacttaatctatataatttattattcactctctataatttcatatatttatactatttactCCATTTAggtagaattaaaataaattaactaattatttttttaaaaaataaactaaataatttaattttataaaatataaaaatattttaatagagtgattttaatataaaaacaactaataaatttttaaaaatttcataataattctctcataaataaaatttctaattttcaatattatttttatagcaaTTACCCTCATCCATATATTCCTCtccatctttaattttttacaatccaaaaaatttatttctaatttttaaaattttaatttcaagtattttacttaaatttttaaatatatatttaataaattatttacttattatttaatttatttttatacactatatttactattataaagtaatttttttcaattgttctaattaaatttaaatattaatttaaaaattttatttttagcatacatctaaataattttttttaaataattaaaattaaaaatattatttaaaatgaaattagaTCTTCTAACTTAAATAtctgaatttattattatgagatttttaaaaataatttatcctgATGAATAtcttaatttcaaaatattcatataaattatttttcctcACTCTCTCACTCACCCTCTCCATAGTCTCTCtttctctattatttttttttctccattttttttctatctttttcATCATAAATGATTCTTTTACTTGATCTAACTtgatagaaaattttaatttattagacctttcaatataattaaataaaaaatttttaaaaaatcatataaattaaaattttattatgttttaattcTTATCGATAATAAATATCAGAATTAAAATCGAttataattttgtatttattataaaaatttttaaagaatgcATTAGACTAAatgaatattttcaattttctcATTTCAATTATGATTATCTaaacaaattcaaaaaaaatgcaaacatcaatctaaataaaagcacaaataataaattcaatctataaataaaaaatatatactccTCCTCAAACTCTGATCTGttattttttaagatttaataCCTCGAAAGGCCGGACTagcaataatcataaatatatGTTATATGATTCTCTTCTCCCTTGTTGCTAATCTCTCCATTGGAGAAAATCAAGATGAGCACAGATTCTTCCCAAACCTCCAACACCAAGAGGTAACAAATAGCAGTAAACAGCAGAAATAAAAAGAGTTTTCATGgatttaatttatcatttttattaattctcgCAGGCTACAAGGTCTGGTGGCTATAATAACTGGTGGAGCCAGTGGAATCGGCGAGTGCTGTGCAAAGGTATTTGTTAAACAAGAAGCCAAAGTTGTGATCGCCGATATCCAAGATGAGTTGGGTAACTCTCTTTGCAGACAACTTGGATCTGAACAAACAATCTCTTACATCCACTGTGACGTCACATGTGATTCTGATGTCCAAAACGCAGTGGATTTAGCCATAACCAGATATGGAAAGCTTGATATCATGTTCAGCAATGCTGGAATTGCCGGAAAGCCGGAGCTTAGCATTTTATCAACAGAAAATGAAGATTTCAAAAGGGTTTTTGATGTGAACGTGTATGGAGCTTTCTTGGCAGCCAAACATGCAGCCAGGGTCATGGTTCCAGCCAAGAAAGGCTGTATTATTTTTACTGCAAGTATGGTCTCAGTTAATTGCCCACAGGCTCCTCATCCATATGTGGCATCAAAACATGCCCTGGTTGGTTTGGCCAAGAACTTGTGCGTGGAGCTGGGCCAATATGGGATAAGAGTGAACTCAATTTCTCCATATGTGGTTATAACTCCGCAGGCGAGGAAGACTTTGAGCATGCCGGTGAATGAGATGGAGGATGTGATTTGTGCGGCGGCTAACTTGAAAAAGGCAGTGCTTGAAGGGGAAGATGTAGCAGAGGCAGCTGTTTATTTGGGAAGTAATGCGTCCAAGTATGTGAGTGGGATCAATTTAGTGGTTGATGGAGGTTTTAGTCTTACCAATCCATCTTTTGCTCTGGCAATGAAAGGCTTAATCTCTTGAGATTTTCACCATTTTGATCTCTTCTTAAGTAATAAGTTGGTGTCCCCTTTTGTTTCAATTGAATGTTGTTTACTGATATGATTACGAATTTTCCTGCTGAAAATATTtgcttctgatctgtgtgtgtATGTAAATTCAAGATATAATAATTATGTCTACTCTATTGAAAATACTGATAATAGGATGTTTATGTTTTGAGTTTATTGTAGAATTTCTagaatttcaaatattttttaccTCAATAACAATGATGACCGCCGAGTCTCATTTATACCGGGTAAGAGCGGGTCCAAGAGAATAATGCTGGCCCAAAACTCATGAAGTCTTCCTTCAATTGACCGGTCCAACGTTTCAAAACTCGGACCAGATACGTAGAGCAGGTCGGATCGATCGTAAGTTCAAGACCAATTGATAATGATCCAGCCCAGTGATGTGACGTGAAGGAAAGCAACAAGTCCAATTACTTTGGAGTTCTGTCCACAGGCCCGCCGAAAAATTAAATGGCTGTTTTGCGTGGAAAGGAATTGAAACATCTGTACGTAACTTGAGAAATAGAAATAAGTGATACTATAGTAAAAACGCCATTAAACATTactagtaaataaaaaaaataaaaaaaataagaaaaatgtttttctctccatttaaaTTCACACtcatactttaaattttaaaattaatgcttttaaaattaaagcatTACgtatcaaatataataaaattaattaatttaattataaaatataatgattgATTTATTAGGTTTTCAAATTttccaaattaaataataatttattttcttttaataaaaatacaaatgaaaaacttagaacgattaattaattttataatacaacTAGGCAAATCCCCTTTGTCGTTAATATCAATTTTATAGGTAAGATAAAACCTATTCTTTTTCGGTCCGTTTTGTCTTTTATTCATTGTGGAATCTTTTCTAGGTTGGAGAAATAGTTTCCAAAAGATTCCTTATTCACGTGATtgcacattttttttttaatataaaattacattttattatttaaaataaaatcaaaattttaaaaaactcaaATCGAAACGCAAATCAATACGTTGAAATTCTTAAAAACAATTGAATTTGActtcttcaaaattttaaaatagaaaatgagACATCTTATACGGCAATGATAATATATTGTAATGGGAGTTGGTAAAGCGAAAAATAAGTAGACAACCGGTTTCGATTAatttaagattaaaattttttttggtaAACTGTTATggtcaaataattaatataaaaacatttttttaagaaaaaagaagTTCTCTTTATCTTCAACAAATAAATGCTAGATTGAATTCTCAAtaccaaattaaaaaattgataataagTATTCTCCTACTTCTCACAATTATgtaagaaaatataatatttctgcATGCAAGATCAATATTGAATGATCTTAGCTCAACAGGATCAAGATGAGCACAAATTCTTCTCAAATCTCCGCCACCAACAGGTAACTAAACTAACCTGTAGAATTTGTTCTTTATGATTGGCAAATGTAAAGTTCGATTTTTGTCTGCAGGCTAGAAGGTAAGGTGGCTTTGATAACAGGCGGAGCCAGTGGAATAGGAGAGTCCAGTGCTAGGCTGTTTGTCAAACAAGGAGCCAAAGTCGTCATCGCTGATGTCCAAGATGAGCTTGGCCTTTCTCTTTGCAAAGAAATTGGCTCAGAAGTTATTTCCTATATCCATTGTGATGTAACATGTGATTCCGATGTCCAAAAGGCAGTGGATTTGGCTATCTCCAAGTATGGAAAGCTCGATATTATGTTCAGCAACGCTGCAGTTTCAGGCAACTCACCTCCAATGATTTTAGCCACAGAAAATGAAGATTTCAAAAGGGTATTCGATGTCAATGTATTTGGTGCTTTCTTGGCAGCCAAACACGCTGCCAGGGTCATGATCCCAGCCAAGAAAGGCTGTATTCTCTTTACTTCAAGTGCTCTTTCAGTGACTTGCGCAGGAGGTCCCCATCCATATGTGGCATCAAAACATGCAGTGGTTGGCTTGGCCAAGAACCTGTGTGTGGAATTGGGCCAATATGGTATAAGAGTCAACGTTGTTTCTCCATTTGTAGTAGTGACCCCAATGATGAGGAAATCTATGGGCCTCATTGtaatggagaaggagaagatccAAGAAGCTGTGTCTTGTGCAGCTAACTTGAAAGGGGTTGTGTTGGACGGAGAAGATATAGCATATGCAGCTTTGTATTTAGCAAGTGATGAGTCCAAGTACGTGAGTGGGATGAATCTGTTGGTTGATGGAGGATTTAGCCTTACCAATCCTTCGTTTGCTGTGGCAATGAAAAGCCTCTTCTCTTGAGTCACTGTAATGTTTGGTCAACTCTCATGTTATATTTGGGCGATTATATATGCTTGTTCCTTAATTGTACGCATCTGAAATAAGAATATTTTCTACCTGGAATAAACAAATTTAGCATGTTTATGTTTGGGTTAAATTGAAACTAGAATTCaaggattaaaataaaaaattaacgcATGGTGTAGTACTCAATTTCACAtgtttatttatatgtttcattaAATTaagggactaaataataaattaccaATAATATTTGATAATTGCCGGACTTTCTACACCTTGAGATAAGGTCGGGCTCTAAAGAAAAAGATAAATCCAAAATCTATCGGGCCATTCTCAAGCAAATCGACCCACTGCAGTAAGTTCTAATCCAAACACATGGGCAGGCCGGTTGACTCATAAGCGCGGGCCCAACAGAAGATAACCCGTATGGCGGCGATATGACGTGAGAGAGAATAGCTGACCCAGCCATTTCGCAGCCTTAACAGCACGCGCgccgggagaattaaatggccgcttggCGTGGAGGGTGCTCTGACGCATCCATACATACGGGTCCGAGTGACATAGAGACAGGTGGTTTGCAGCCCGCTTGGCGTGGAGGGTACTCTGACGCGTCTGTACGTACGAGTCTGAGTGACAGAAAAATAAGTGGCACTGTAGTAAAGAGACGATTAGACTTCACTGGCAGACAAAAAGAATAAGGATAAAAGGGAAGAAACGTGATTTTTCCGAccaaacttatatatatattttaaatcctattttctggatcacatgatatcaatatttattgatgatattTGGAGAAAAATGTCAACTTTTCTATATCAAATTTCTGTTAATAAATAGAAGCCTAAAAAACGGTTAAAATACTCGGCAAATTTTGTTACTTCCTAATGCAAGAAGCATGTCAAAGATTTAAAACACCTTCTACTTACATTTCCTCTCATTCATTCTAAATGACTGCGGGTTTTCATGGCTGATCATTTGAGCAGTATATAAGCCTAAAAATCAAATCACCCATCTGCACAAAAACAATGAGAGCTCTTACAAGTTATCTGGTGTTCTTACCTTCACTGATATTGTCTGTGAATTATAATTACTCTTGTCTTGGTTATTGTTTCACCGAAGGATACCTTGTCCACATTTCAAACCACTTGTCCGACAACAGAAATCTAAGTCTTCATTGCTGGTCTGGCGACGACAATCTGGGTAACCATGAATTATCATCATCTGCAGAATTTGAGTTCCATTTTTGTCTGAACATTTGGGGAACCACAAAATTCTGGTGCGACTTCAGTTGGAATCACCACCAGTATGGTGGCATTTTTAAAGTATTTTGGGTAGGGCGTAAGCTAGTGCAGATGTGCAACCATAAAAATTGTGTTTGGTCTGCAAGAGATGATGGGATTTATCTGTTGGATATTGTTAGTGGAATTTTTGTTAAGAAATATATATGGGAAGCCAAGTGGCATCAACCTCAGACAAGGGGTGCTAAATAAACATTGCAATTATAGGTAATTTTAAACATAAATTTtcgtcatttattttttttaattttagataaatttaaatatcttgACGTAAATTAATGAATATTGAAATGAGTGGTCTGATAATGAATAAATTTTACGGGATAAATCAAAGAAATAGATAATATatgtttggaaaaaaaaaattcacaaacacattaatttcttgaaaataaGTACTACAAGAATCTTGCAGAATATAAACGAAATGATTAAGAGTGGGGACTCGGAGAAAATGTTTCCAATGCTATTGCAAAGGAAGGGTTGGTGAGACTGTAGCCTCCATCAACCACCAGATTGATCACACTCACATACTTAGCCTCATCACTGGCCAAATACAAGGCTGCCTGAGCAATACCTTCAGGTTCCAAAACAGCACCTTTCAAAATCTCTCCTGATGAAATAAACTCATCAGTCTTCTTCTTCCCCATATTCAAAATATCAGTAGTCATGGGACTTGCAACTCCAAATGGAGAAATACTATTAACCCTAATCTCATATTGTCCCAACTCCACGCACAAGTTCTTGGCAAGCCCCACCACTGCATGCTTTGATGCCGTAAAAGCATGTAACGGGAAGTTAGactttgatgaccgctggaccTCATCTACCCTGGATAAGACCGGATATAATTAGAAAACAGCGCTGGCCCAAACTCATAAAACCCCTTTAGTTGACCCATCCAGTATCTCAAGTCTTGACCCAGACACACGGGGCAGCCAGGTCGATCGCGGGTCGAGTCCAACAGGAGGTAATCCAGCCCAGTGATATGACGTGAGGAAGAATAGTAGGCCTAATCACTTCGCAACTCTGCCCGCGCATGCGAGCcgaggggaattaaatggctgcTTGGCGTGGAGAGGGAGTCTGACACGTCTGTACGTACGGATCTGAGTGATAGAGACAGGTGACACTGTAGTAGAGAGGCAAAAGGGATAAAAAGGGAGAAACGTCTTCCTCTCCATCTAATCTTACACTCATACTGTAaaccttattttttaaatctcataacatcaattggcgccgtcttgATGTCTACCTGCCACGACACTCTGGGGCCTTCCTTCAGCTCCACTACAGCAAAACCCTCAGCCCAACCCTATATGGAGTTCTTGTTctccaagaaaataaacaaccCTTCTCAgggggaaaaataatataagCTCTGGTTAGCCCGGACCAGGCAAAAGAAAGTAGAAAACAAGCGGGCCATAGGGGTGAAATCCCAACTTAGGCTAATGGACTCGAAGGAACACATGAAGAGAATTGAGTTAGGGGCAAGCATACGGGGAGTTATCCCCAAGTATCGAAAGACCTCAACAAAAAACGTAGAAAAAGAGAAGGTCAAGCCAAACTCACGTTGCTTGACAAAGAAAAGTAGGTTAAGGTCCCTCTGGGGGTCAATCAGACCAGAgggaggaggatcgggaagaacgatcctctcattgCGATGGGAAGTCCTAATACGGAAAAGAGGGGTATCCAGGTACTCCCGAGAAAAGAAGGTCGCAAGAAAGAAAGAGGTGACACTAGACTCTAGGTTCATGACGTCAGGAAAAAGATGGAGCACACAGAGAGCAGcaggagaagaagagtctagcgagggtttgaaattttgaatttgaaaacaGTGAAGACAAAGAAGAGACATTTTGAGGAGAGCCGTTCTCGGACCGCGCAGTCATAATGGGTTCTAGGGATTTATAGAGGAGAGCCGTTTTCGGACTGCGCAGTCATAATGGGTTCTAAGGATTTACCTTCTCATCAATCATGCAATAACTGTTGAGGAGGTAAAAGGACAATTGATGACTGTTAGACCTCATCTACCCTGAACAAGGCCGGACCCAAAAAAAAGTGTTGGCCCAAAGCTCAAGTCCCCTTTAGCTGACCCATCCAGTATCTCAAGTCTTGATCCAGACACACGAGATCAGCTGAGTCGACCATGGGCCGAGTCCAGCCCGGTGATGTGACGTGAGGAAGAATAGCAAGCCCAGTCACTTCGTAGCCCTGTTTGTATGCGCGCCGGGGGAAATTAAATGACCGCCTGACGTGGAAAAGAGTCTGACACGTCGGTACGTACGGATCTGAGTGACAAAGACAGATGGCGTTATAGCAGAAATGTCGTTAGACgttactagcagacaaaagaaaaatgGATAAAAAAGAATGAACGTCTTTCTCTCCATCTAAACTTACACTCGTGTAAAACTTATTTTttggatctcagaacatcatacttgaattaaataatatgtggCATTTTTTGGCTGGAATCAGTACCTGGCTGCATGTTTGGCTCGCAAGAAAGCGCCAAACAAATTCACATCTAACAATTTCTTGAAGCTTTCATTAGTACAAGCCAAGATTCCAGGTTCTCCATCTCCTCCGATTCCAACATTGTTGAACATTATATCAAGTTTTCCATACATGGAGATAGCTGTATCTACATCGATTTTGACATCTGTTTCACAAGTTATATCACAAAGGACATAAGAGAGTTTCTGGGGAGTTGAATTCTTCGCAGAAGGATTGGCACTTGCTCTTCTCGGCGAACTGTGATAAGTACCCTGGCTCCATGTTGGAGAAATAGCCTAGCAGTGGACTGTCCAATCCCACTGGCTCCACCAGTTATTAATGCTACCTTTTCTTCTATCCTGCAAATTAGAGCAGTATCATTAATTTCTTACAACTTatgttttgaaaataaaaaaagcagTGGTTTTTAgtcttgaaaattaaaaaactcaAATGAAGAATTGAATTGCCTTCTAGTGCTGGAACTCATATTCAATTTCTGAGTAGTAGATAATGAATGAAAGGAAGATGGGAGATAAATCTAATACAGAGATTATTGTATACTTGTGAATTCTGCTTCCTCGCAGAATTGGCTTTTTATAGGCAAAGGATATAGCGTGACTGCCCAATCTCGAAGGTGCAGTGGAAGCTGCAGTTTTCATAGTAATAAATCTCTACGACGACTTGCACATTTTTCTAAAGACGACTTGACAAATCTTCGTCAAAGTCCATCGCGACACGGGTCTCGCATGTAACGTTTTTAGTCTTTGGTTTCTCTCCCTACTTTTTGCTCACGTTTTTAATTTAACTCACTTTTTGCACATTTTTTTGCTAAATCATGAAATCAAGAATTTTAACTTAAAGAATAAAGGAATTAATTaagcttttttttatataatttaaaattgagttaAATTGAAACTTTTGAGTTAttgtagagaaaaataaatgaaaaattcgTTAATTTGAACATGTACGATAAGTATATAACATTTACCCATAGGTTGGATCACTTAAAGTGTttagtatattattataatatcatattaatttattaaagaggagagtatttttgctgttgttattaaaaaaaatagtatcACTCCATTTAGTcatggattttatttttatcaaacaaAAATCAGATGCactcataaaataaatttaaaaaatttcaaattttactcctctaattttcaatttctatttcaaaaaaaaaataactatctCTCGTCTTCTTTGAAAAACGTGTGAGTCCAAATTAGGCTCTTTTTGTCTATAAAatgtatttcaatttttaaagataattttaatataatttaataatgaaatatttattttaataaagaaaaaaagaaagaaattaaaatagcCTAAGTCTTGCTCTAAAGGATGCAGAAAAATCAAACAAAAACTCGGTAGAGAAACCAAAGAATATAAATGTTACCTGCGAGAGCGGCAACCGCGATGGACTTTGACGAAGATTTGTCCGTCGTCTTTACAAAAATATGCAATTCGTCGTAGAGGTTTATTAATATGAAACTGCAGCTTCGACGGCATCTTCGAGATTAGGCAGTCATGTTGCGTATACCCTTTGCCTATAAAAGCCCAATTCTGCAAGGAAGCAGAATTCACTAGCATACAATAATCTCTTTATTAGATTTATCTCCCATCTTCTTTACATTCATTGTCTACCCCTCAGCAATTGAAGATGACTTCCAGCACTAGAAGGTAATTTCAATTTCCGTttgagtttttttaattttcaagacTAAAAACCACTGGTTATTTTCAAAACATAAGTTGTAAAGAAAATTATTGATACTTCTTTATTTTGCAGGCTACAAGGAAAGGTAGCATTGATAACTGGTGGAGCCAGTGGGATTGGAAAGTCCACTGCGAGGCTATTTCTCCAACATGGAGCCAAGGTACTTATTACAGTTCGCC
Proteins encoded in this region:
- the LOC110623583 gene encoding secoisolariciresinol dehydrogenase, whose protein sequence is MSTNSSQISATNRLEGKVALITGGASGIGESSARLFVKQGAKVVIADVQDELGLSLCKEIGSEVISYIHCDVTCDSDVQKAVDLAISKYGKLDIMFSNAAVSGNSPPMILATENEDFKRVFDVNVFGAFLAAKHAARVMIPAKKGCILFTSSALSVTCAGGPHPYVASKHAVVGLAKNLCVELGQYGIRVNVVSPFVVVTPMMRKSMGLIVMEKEKIQEAVSCAANLKGVVLDGEDIAYAALYLASDESKYVSGMNLLVDGGFSLTNPSFAVAMKSLFS
- the LOC110623587 gene encoding secoisolariciresinol dehydrogenase, translated to MSTDSSQTSNTKRLQGLVAIITGGASGIGECCAKVFVKQEAKVVIADIQDELGNSLCRQLGSEQTISYIHCDVTCDSDVQNAVDLAITRYGKLDIMFSNAGIAGKPELSILSTENEDFKRVFDVNVYGAFLAAKHAARVMVPAKKGCIIFTASMVSVNCPQAPHPYVASKHALVGLAKNLCVELGQYGIRVNSISPYVVITPQARKTLSMPVNEMEDVICAAANLKKAVLEGEDVAEAAVYLGSNASKYVSGINLVVDGGFSLTNPSFALAMKGLIS
- the LOC110623173 gene encoding secoisolariciresinol dehydrogenase, with amino-acid sequence MPSKLQFHINKPLRRIAYFCKDDGQIFVKVHRGCRSRRIEEKVALITGGASGIGQSTARLFLQHGARKLSYVLCDITCETDVKIDVDTAISMYGKLDIMFNNVGIGGDGEPGILACTNESFKKLLDVNLFGAFLRAKHAARYPVLSRVDEVQRSSKSNFPLHAFTASKHAVVGLAKNLCVELGQYEIRVNSISPFGVASPMTTDILNMGKKKTDEFISSGEILKGAVLEPEGIAQAALYLASDEAKYVSVINLVVDGGYSLTNPSFAIALETFSPSPHS